The Petrocella atlantisensis genome has a window encoding:
- the amrS gene encoding AmmeMemoRadiSam system radical SAM enzyme, with translation MKEAMFYKIFEERAICQLCPNNCIIKPNHKGICQTRAYLEGKLIALNFGEVSGIQIDPIEKKPLAHWRQGTQILSVGSYGCNLKCPFCQNYTISQEKPRVITMTPEAIVAQAIAYDLDAIAYTYNEPTVFYEMVYETAKVAHSKGIANVLVTNGYINEAPLIKLLPYIDAMNIDVKTYDDQKMLDICGGRLRPVIETIKRAKVTAHVELTMLIVPGLNDNLQEMRHFLGLLFSEVGDVAIHISRYFPVYEYDLPATDIDLMLQMQKAARQYFTHVYLGNVGD, from the coding sequence ATGAAAGAGGCAATGTTTTACAAGATTTTTGAAGAACGCGCAATCTGTCAACTGTGTCCAAACAACTGTATTATAAAGCCCAACCATAAAGGTATATGCCAAACAAGAGCCTATCTTGAGGGAAAACTTATAGCACTCAACTTTGGTGAGGTGTCTGGTATACAGATTGATCCTATTGAAAAGAAACCCTTAGCCCATTGGAGGCAAGGTACACAAATCTTATCAGTCGGTAGTTATGGTTGTAATCTCAAGTGTCCATTTTGCCAGAATTACACAATTAGCCAAGAGAAGCCACGCGTAATCACGATGACACCTGAAGCTATTGTAGCTCAAGCCATTGCCTATGACTTAGATGCGATCGCTTACACATACAATGAGCCGACAGTTTTCTATGAAATGGTATATGAAACAGCTAAGGTAGCTCACTCAAAAGGGATTGCTAATGTTCTGGTAACCAACGGGTACATCAATGAAGCACCATTGATAAAATTGTTGCCCTATATTGATGCCATGAATATAGATGTAAAAACATATGATGATCAAAAAATGTTGGATATATGTGGTGGTCGTCTCAGACCGGTTATTGAGACCATAAAAAGAGCCAAAGTGACAGCACATGTAGAACTGACGATGCTGATTGTACCTGGACTTAATGACAATCTACAAGAAATGCGTCACTTCCTAGGTTTGCTTTTTTCAGAAGTGGGTGATGTGGCAATTCACATATCCCGTTACTTTCCTGTTTATGAATATGACTTGCCGGCGACTGACATAGACCTTATGTTGCAAATGCAAAAGGCAGCAAGACAGTATTTTACGCATGTATATTTAGGAAATGTAGGTGATTAG
- the amrA gene encoding AmmeMemoRadiSam system protein A, giving the protein MQSIEIFFLPHPPIAIPEVGQGRERAISKTLDGYRWVAQKIKKIKPETIVIITPHGHSFSNGISMLGTPYVQGDLKSFGIADVGMSKKINLPLTHLIQMAWEETDLVSVVLDKDMAKSYGTQVEIDHGALVPLYFVDEVYDTYQLVHVTPSGLSARDHYQYGVAMKDVIMRFNESVVILCSGDLSHALTDDGPYTFNPYGKVFDALVVKAITEKSPEILLALTPKEISDAAQCGLNAYLMGFGIMDGYDYHSEVISYEGPFGVGYLVGYLANDFTTLVKSKQVVWNEEAIKDYEEKKKTEDGFVKIARSTIEYYVRTGKKISREVATAHVDLDTIQEVMHQKAGVFVSIHKKGNLRGCIGTIEAVCKDLLDEIIHNAISACSSDPRFNPIEEGELATLEIKVDRLYPPERIDSMDDLDVKKYGVIVEEGYKRGLLLPNLEGVETIDQQVEIAKKKAGIIKENSYTLYRFEVERHE; this is encoded by the coding sequence ATGCAATCTATAGAGATATTTTTTTTACCACACCCACCCATAGCCATACCGGAGGTTGGGCAAGGTCGAGAAAGGGCCATAAGTAAAACCTTAGACGGCTATAGATGGGTAGCCCAAAAAATCAAGAAAATCAAACCTGAAACCATCGTGATTATTACCCCCCATGGTCATAGTTTTAGCAATGGGATTAGCATGTTGGGTACACCCTATGTTCAGGGGGATTTGAAAAGCTTTGGCATTGCAGATGTAGGTATGTCAAAAAAGATTAATCTACCTTTAACGCACCTTATACAGATGGCTTGGGAAGAAACAGACTTAGTATCCGTTGTCTTGGACAAAGATATGGCAAAAAGCTATGGTACACAAGTAGAAATAGACCATGGCGCACTTGTGCCTTTGTATTTTGTAGATGAAGTATATGATACTTATCAACTTGTTCATGTGACACCTAGTGGACTTAGTGCCCGCGATCATTATCAGTATGGGGTTGCCATGAAAGATGTCATCATGCGTTTTAACGAATCTGTGGTTATTTTATGTAGTGGGGATTTATCTCATGCTTTGACGGATGATGGACCTTATACTTTTAATCCTTATGGAAAAGTATTTGATGCTTTGGTAGTAAAGGCGATTACTGAAAAGTCACCTGAAATATTACTAGCACTTACACCAAAAGAGATTTCAGATGCAGCACAATGTGGCTTGAACGCGTATCTTATGGGGTTCGGTATTATGGATGGTTATGATTATCACAGTGAAGTCATAAGCTATGAAGGGCCTTTTGGCGTGGGTTATTTAGTCGGATACCTGGCCAATGATTTTACAACCTTGGTTAAATCAAAACAGGTAGTATGGAACGAAGAAGCAATTAAAGACTATGAAGAAAAGAAAAAAACTGAAGATGGTTTTGTAAAGATTGCCAGAAGTACAATCGAATATTATGTTAGGACAGGAAAAAAAATAAGTAGAGAGGTTGCTACTGCACATGTAGATTTGGACACCATACAAGAAGTAATGCATCAAAAAGCAGGGGTTTTTGTATCCATACATAAAAAGGGCAATCTAAGAGGTTGTATAGGTACTATTGAAGCGGTTTGCAAAGACTTGCTGGACGAGATTATACACAATGCAATCAGTGCTTGCTCAAGTGACCCTAGGTTTAATCCTATAGAAGAAGGGGAGTTGGCGACTCTTGAGATAAAGGTCGATCGGCTTTACCCACCTGAAAGAATAGATTCTATGGATGATTTAGATGTAAAGAAGTATGGCGTTATTGTCGAGGAAGGTTATAAAAGGGGTTTGTTATTACCGAATCTTGAAGGTGTAGAGACCATAGATCAACAAGTAGAGATTGCCAAAAAGAAAGCCGGTATAATAAAAGAAAATAGCTATACTTTATATAGGTTCGAGGTAGAAAGGCATGAATAG